A region of the Amycolatopsis sp. cg13 genome:
GTATCGCTTCGGAAGCCGCTCGGCTGACGGGTGGTTATGTCGCGCCTGCCCTGGTGTTGACGGGCGGGAGGGACGCGGTCGGCTTGAGCCGGGCGGAACGAGCGGCCAACCTGGAAGGACGGCTCCGCTTCGCCGCGGCCGCCCGTCCGCCGCCGGGCGCGCGGGTCGTGGTGGTGGACGACGTGATCACCACAGGAGCCACGTCCGCCGCATGCGTCACGGCGTTGAAAAACGCGGGCGTGCCAGTGGTGGCGGTGCTCGCCCTGCTGGCGACAGTCTGAAAGGGAGCCGGTCCCCACCTGGAAGCTGAAGGGGAGCCGGTCCCACCTGAAAGGCAGCCTGTCCCACATCCGAAACCCGAACGCGCCCTGGCCCCGTCCGTCGAGAAGCCGCCGGTGTCGAGACCGGTGCCGTCCGAAACCCGAACGCGTGCTGGTCCGGTCCGCCGAGAATCGGCCGGGCGGCAAGTCTGGCGCGGTCCGAAAGCTGAACGCGTGCTGGTCGCTGTCCGTCGAGATTCCGCCGGGCGACGAGTCCGGCGCGGTCCGAAAGCTGAACGCGTGCTGGTCGCTGTCCGTCGAGATTCCGCCAGGCGACGAGACCGGTGCCGTCCGAAACCTGAACGCGCCCTGGCCTAGCCCGTCGGGAATCCGCCGAGTGCCGAGACCGGTGCCATCCGAAACCGAAATCCGGTTGCGCGGAAACCGGTCAGCCCGCGCCCGCCGCGGCCAAAACGGAACGATTCCAAAAACCACCCACCCGAAAAACTTTCCCCGCTTTCTCGCCAAGGAGGCAACTCGCGCTCGAACGCCCACTACTGCCAGGTGTCACCTACACGAGTGATGTCAAGAGGGAACCTCCCACGACCGTCGCCCGTTGTCCGGGCATGAGGATCAAGGCCGGAATCACTCCCGCAACGGGGCAGTTCGCCAAGGTGGCGGCTGTGCTGGGCGGGCCGGTCACCCTCGGCGTCCGAGGTGCCGTCAGGTTGAGCCGTCCGCGTGAAACTTGGGCACGCGCGCTCGGCCTTCCGGGCGGCGGTTTCGGGCTGCGCACGCATGATTCACTGCGCCCCGTGACGAGTTCCCGGATCGTGACATCCCCCGGCTCGGGGGCTGTTGCGGACGGCGTGATGAAGCTAACGTGCACCGCTATCAGCAAAACCCGCAGGCAGGGAGGTGTGCAGCCCATGTCCCTGGCGCCGGCGGCCCGCTGAGTCCGCGTTCGCGCTACCGCCACGAGACGTCGTGATCCGGTCGCGAATTCTTTATCAGCCCGCCGAACCCGTGCAGTAGCCGCTGTAGTACCGGTGCCGTGAGAACACAACAGCTCGCAGTTTCCTCAGCGAGGGAGGTCGTGTATGGACATCGTCGTTAAGGGCCGCAACGTGGAGGTGCCCGAGCATTACCGGGCGCTTGTCAGCGAAAAGCTGGCCCGCCTTGAGCGCTACGACAAGAAGGTCATCCGCTACGAAGTGGAACTCTTCCACGAACCCAACCGCAGGCAGGCCAAGAGCTGCCAGCGCGTCGAGATCACCGGGAAGGGCCGCGGTCCGGCTGTTCGCTCCGAAGCGAGCGCGGCCGACTTCTACGCAGCGCTCGACTCCGCCGTCACCAAGCTGGAAAACCGGCTCCGGCGGACACACGACCGCAGGCGCGTGCATTACGGACGCAGCCGTCCTGAGTCCGTCGCCGAGGCGACGTCGATGGCCGGCGGATCCGATGCCGTCGCCGGGCCCGCCATGGGCACGGCCGTCCTGGACGCACCCGACGCGACCGAATCCATGGCGAACGGTTTCGCGGCGACGAGTGCGGGCGACATTCCCCGGCAGGGGCGCTGGGAAGACGAGGACCTGGGCCATCAGCCCGGCCGCGTCGTCCGCGAGAAGCAACACGACGCGGACCCCATGACGGTGGACCAGGCTCTCTACGAGATGGAGCTGGTCGGCCACGACTTCTACTTGTTCAACGACTCCGAGGCCGGCCGGCCGAGTGTCGTCTACCGGCGAAAGGGCTTCGACTACGGCGTGATCCGGCTGGGCTGACCCCACCTGGAACAACCTCGACGGCGGCCCGCACGCGAACGCGTGCGGGCCGTCCGCGTGCCCGGAGCGCGGCCCGGGGCACGACCTTCGTCGGGACCTGTGCAAACCTCTCGTGACCTTCTGCGATGACGTGCGTGCGCGGACCAGTCCGCGTTCCCTACGATGGGGGAGACGGCGGCGGCGCACACGGGCGCCAGCCGTGGCGAGTACTGCCCGGGAACGGCCTGGGCTCGATCATGATCAGCTAGTGAGGTCGACCGGATGGTGCTGAACCGCCTGCTCCGCGCGGGCGAGGGCAAGATGGTGAAGCGGCTGCGCAACATCGCCGATCACATCAACACCCTCGAAGACGACGTGAAGGACCTGTCGGACGCCGAACTGCGGGCCAAGACCGACGAGTTCCGCGAGCGGTACGGCAAGGGCGAATCCCTGGACGAGCTGCTGCCGGAGGCGTTCGCCGTCGCCAGGGAAGCGGCGCACCGGGTGCTCGGCCAGCGGCCGTACGACGTCCAGCTCATGGGCGGCGCCGCGCTGCACCTCGGCCAGGTCGCCGAGATGAAGACCGGCGAGGGCAAGACGCTGACCTGTGTCCTCGCTGCGTACCTGAACGCCATCCCCGGGGACGGCGTGCAC
Encoded here:
- the hpf gene encoding ribosome hibernation-promoting factor, HPF/YfiA family — protein: MDIVVKGRNVEVPEHYRALVSEKLARLERYDKKVIRYEVELFHEPNRRQAKSCQRVEITGKGRGPAVRSEASAADFYAALDSAVTKLENRLRRTHDRRRVHYGRSRPESVAEATSMAGGSDAVAGPAMGTAVLDAPDATESMANGFAATSAGDIPRQGRWEDEDLGHQPGRVVREKQHDADPMTVDQALYEMELVGHDFYLFNDSEAGRPSVVYRRKGFDYGVIRLG